The proteins below come from a single Cervus canadensis isolate Bull #8, Minnesota chromosome 2, ASM1932006v1, whole genome shotgun sequence genomic window:
- the LOC122427296 gene encoding putative small proline-rich protein 2J, producing MGLIVLTGWELGIWAKSYAVFIRFLVQRLSSSIEKDINKKSLTLQDCKIPERCLSSSSSSASSPASHLQWCVHPSALSLAHPSALSLAHLQNASRNALLCHLPNNAKRSAHPSASKSFSLYLEQKRIRTVDSPSSTGPPSSLQILS from the exons ATGGGTTTAATAGTACTTACTGGATGGGAACTTGGAATTTGGGCAAAATCGTATGCTGTGTTTATTAGGTTTCTGGTACAGAGATTGAGTTCTTCTATTGAAAAAGACATTAATAAGAAATCTTTGACATTACAAG ATTGTAAGATTCCAGAAAGAtgtctcagcagcagcagcagcagtgcaagCAGCCCTGCCAGCCACCTCCAGTGGTGTGTCCACCCAAGTGCCCTGAGCCTTGCCCACCCAAGTGCCCTGAGCCTTGCCCACCTCCAAAATGCCAGCAGAAATGCCCTCCTGTGCCACCTCCCCAACAATGCCAAGAGAAGTGCCCACCCAAGTGCAAGTAAAAGCTTCAGCTTGTATCTGGAACAGAAAAGGATAAGGACAGTTGACTCACCTAGCTCCACAGGTCCACCTTCATCTCTTCAAATCCTGTCATGA